In Micromonospora sp. WMMA1363, a genomic segment contains:
- a CDS encoding TIGR00730 family Rossman fold protein produces the protein MAAICVFCASSRTLDQRWLDLATKTGAELARRGHTLVSGGGCVGMMGAVAAGARAVGGRTLGVIPQNLVDLEVADLASDELLVTESMADRKTLMIDKSDAFLTLPGGLGTLDELFEVWTTATLARHAKPMVLVDAEGFYRPLLDWLGGLAGQTFLKPAGLALLTVVDSVPAALDVLESRLS, from the coding sequence GTGGCAGCGATCTGCGTGTTCTGTGCCTCCTCCCGCACCCTCGACCAGCGCTGGCTGGACCTCGCGACCAAGACCGGCGCGGAGCTTGCCCGGCGCGGCCACACCCTGGTCAGCGGCGGCGGCTGCGTGGGGATGATGGGCGCGGTCGCGGCCGGCGCGCGGGCCGTCGGCGGGCGGACCCTGGGGGTGATCCCGCAGAACCTGGTCGACCTGGAGGTCGCCGACCTCGCCTCGGACGAACTGCTGGTCACCGAGTCGATGGCGGACCGCAAGACGCTGATGATCGACAAGTCGGACGCGTTCCTCACGCTTCCGGGTGGCCTCGGCACGCTGGACGAGCTCTTCGAGGTCTGGACCACGGCCACGCTGGCCCGACACGCAAAGCCGATGGTGCTGGTCGACGCCGAGGGCTTCTACCGTCCGCTGCTCGACTGGCTGGGCGGCCTCGCCGGCCAGACCTTCCTCAAGCCGGCCGGCCTCGCGTTGCTCACGGTCGTCGATTCCGTTCCTGCCGCCCTCGACGTCCTGGAGTCCCGACTGTCCTGA
- a CDS encoding TIGR00730 family Rossman fold protein, which yields MGESNGWAAEREPRRDRHRSAVALRHASITGSTADQRLLDSRQRSDWKTRDAWRALRILSEFVEGFDTLSDLPPAVSVFGSARSRSDSPECRMAEALGGALARAGYAVITGGGPGVMAAANRGANEAGGLSVGLGIELPFEQGFNDWVDLAIDFRYFFARKTMFVKYAQAFVVLPGGFGTMDELFEALTLVQTGKVTRFPVVLMGADYWRGLLDWLRDTMAADGKIGAVDLELLCLTDDVNTAVRHIVETEAALSAEQEAIREEAGAIAAAERRAASDEGGRS from the coding sequence ATGGGTGAGAGCAACGGGTGGGCAGCGGAGCGCGAGCCGCGGCGGGATCGGCACCGGAGCGCCGTCGCGCTGCGCCACGCGTCGATTACCGGCAGCACCGCCGACCAGCGCCTGCTCGACTCGCGGCAGCGCAGCGACTGGAAGACCAGGGACGCGTGGCGGGCGCTGCGGATCCTCTCCGAGTTCGTCGAGGGCTTCGACACGCTGTCCGACCTGCCACCGGCGGTCAGTGTCTTCGGCTCGGCCCGCAGCCGGTCGGACAGCCCGGAGTGCCGGATGGCCGAGGCGTTGGGCGGCGCGCTGGCCCGGGCCGGGTACGCGGTCATCACCGGCGGCGGACCGGGTGTGATGGCGGCGGCGAACCGGGGCGCCAACGAGGCCGGTGGTCTCTCCGTCGGGCTCGGCATCGAGCTGCCCTTCGAGCAGGGCTTCAACGATTGGGTCGACCTGGCGATCGACTTCCGCTACTTCTTCGCCCGCAAGACCATGTTCGTCAAGTACGCCCAGGCATTCGTGGTTCTCCCCGGCGGGTTCGGCACCATGGACGAGCTGTTCGAGGCGCTCACCCTGGTACAGACCGGCAAGGTGACCCGTTTCCCGGTGGTGCTGATGGGCGCGGACTACTGGCGGGGGCTGCTGGACTGGCTGCGTGACACGATGGCGGCCGACGGCAAGATCGGGGCGGTCGACCTGGAACTGCTCTGCCTGACCGACGACGTCAACACGGCTGTCCGGCACATCGTCGAGACGGAGGCGGCGCTCAGCGCCGAGCAGGAGGCGATCCGCGAGGAGGCGGGCGCCATCGCCGCCGCCGAACGACGGGCCGCTTCCGACGAGGGCGGTCGGAGCTGA